In a single window of the Ancylobacter polymorphus genome:
- a CDS encoding SH3 domain-containing protein, with product MKRMVAGALLWLALAGAAVAQDRGFVTTNVNLRAGPGVDYPVVVVLAEGAPLAIFGCLGDYSWCDVGIDDMRGWVAAQYIETVYRGRRVEFYDYAPTIGVPIVAFSFNDYWGRYYRGRPWYSTYDRWGPPYRPGPYPGPGPGWGPPPPGGWGPPPPGGWGPRPPNWGPGHPGWGAPGRPGGPGGPGGPGGPGWGGPGKPGGPGGPGGPGKPGGPGNPGGAGWGGPGKPGGPGGPGGPGWGGPGKPGGPGGPGGPGNPGGPGWGGPGKPGGPGGPGGPGNPGGPGWGGPGKPGGPGGPGGPGNPGGPGWGGPGKPGGPGGPGNPGGPGRPGGPGFGGPGGPGGPGAGRAPQGGPPQGGRPPQGQAPCAPGAPGCNI from the coding sequence ATGAAGAGAATGGTGGCGGGCGCCCTGCTGTGGCTGGCGCTCGCGGGTGCCGCGGTCGCGCAGGACCGCGGATTTGTAACAACGAATGTGAATTTGCGGGCGGGGCCCGGTGTGGATTACCCCGTGGTTGTGGTGCTCGCCGAAGGCGCGCCGCTGGCGATTTTCGGCTGCCTTGGCGATTACAGCTGGTGCGATGTCGGCATTGACGACATGCGCGGCTGGGTGGCTGCGCAATATATCGAGACCGTCTATCGCGGCCGGCGGGTCGAGTTTTACGACTACGCCCCGACCATCGGCGTGCCGATCGTCGCTTTCAGCTTCAATGATTATTGGGGCCGCTATTATCGCGGGCGGCCCTGGTATTCGACCTATGACCGCTGGGGCCCGCCCTATCGGCCGGGGCCGTATCCGGGCCCGGGGCCGGGCTGGGGTCCGCCGCCTCCGGGCGGCTGGGGACCTCCGCCTCCCGGCGGTTGGGGTCCGCGTCCGCCGAATTGGGGGCCCGGCCATCCCGGCTGGGGGGCGCCGGGTAGGCCCGGTGGTCCTGGTGGTCCCGGTGGTCCCGGTGGTCCCGGTTGGGGTGGCCCCGGCAAGCCGGGCGGCCCCGGAGGACCGGGTGGTCCCGGCAAACCTGGCGGTCCCGGTAATCCCGGCGGAGCCGGTTGGGGTGGCCCCGGCAAGCCTGGCGGTCCCGGAGGACCGGGTGGTCCCGGTTGGGGCGGCCCTGGCAAGCCGGGCGGCCCTGGTGGTCCGGGTGGTCCCGGTAATCCCGGCGGCCCCGGTTGGGGTGGCCCTGGCAAGCCGGGTGGCCCTGGTGGTCCGGGTGGTCCCGGTAATCCCGGCGGTCCTGGTTGGGGCGGTCCCGGCAAGCCGGGCGGCCCTGGCGGCCCGGGTGGTCCCGGGAATCCTGGCGGTCCCGGCTGGGGCGGTCCCGGCAAGCCGGGCGGTCCAGGTGGTCCTGGTAATCCGGGTGGTCCGGGTCGTCCCGGTGGTCCCGGCTTCGGTGGTCCGGGTGGCCCGGGCGGCCCTGGTGCCGGCCGGGCGCCGCAGGGTGGCCCTCCGCAGGGCGGCCGTCCGCCGCAGGGGCAGGCGCCCTGCGCGCCGGGTGCGCCCGGCTGCAACATCTGA